The DNA window GGGGAGGTAATAACCGTCTCCGACCCTCCCGGCCCGTTGTCATGCCTAGCCTGAAATTTATGTGTGTTCATGTAATAGTTTTTTATTGTGCTTGTATTGTTGTGAGTTCTATTTATTCttatttggtttattttgttGGGAGTGTTGTTATTATGCTTAGGTTGTTTTAAGTTTGTGTTTAAGGTATTTGATGAAATGTCTCAAAGAAGTTTGGATGAAGAAAATGTGTTTTTAGTAAGAATCTTACTAGGGATGTGACAAATCAAACCCCTCTTTCAGTCAACAACTGTTTCATCCAGAAGTTGTGAGATTAATCAATATTGTGAATCTGCATAATTGATTTGAGCGTGATAAAGCTAGTGTCAAAGCTAAAAATATGATCCGTAATCGGATAGATTTAAAGATTGAAATTCCAAAACTCTCTTGTCTCTTGCGGAAGAACTTCACTTGGTTGATTGGATTAAAGTTTTGAATTGGTGTCTTCCTTTTGATTTCTAACCTCTCAAAGCTTTTTAATGTACATAACTTGTTAgtcttaattatttatgttattgttaATGTGCGGATGGAAATTGCCCTAATACATTTTCTTTCTTTATGTTTATACTCCCTCTTTTTCATCTAATGGATGAAAttgttttctataaaaaaatcattttctctCTCTGTCCATCTTCATTTATTTAACcacaactatatatatatatatatatatatatatatatatatatatatatatatatatatatatatatatatatatatatgattgagACCCGCGTGCGGGTATATTGATGAATTTTTTTAAGTAATATTGGATTataagtatattttaattttatttagtataataAGAATTGTAACTGAGACGATGAGATGAAGAGAATAAAAGAGAGGAAATGACTTTAAACGAAAAAATatgtttaaattatataattgatAAATAAGATGATgccatttaaattttaaaatggtaaataaataggaaaaaattaataatttagttttatatttttttcctccaatatttttaaaaatgttaaatctttattattttatagattAGCTAAATTCTTTATTCGAACGACTCAGACTCTATGTAATCAATCATCATAGTCAAAATTTTCAATAACTTTGTTtcatatttcctttttttttcattatttttaaaaatgttaaatcttCATCATTTTATGAATAAGAAAAATTCTAGATTCGAGTTACTCAGACTCTATGCAATAAATCATTATAgttaaaattttcaataattttgttttgtatttccttttcttttttactgcatcattttaaaaatgttaaatattcATAATTTTCATGGATGAGAGACAAATTTACTAAAGATTTAAAGATAAAAGACCATCTACTTCATTAAGGTTATTCATGTCATCTTAATAAAATTTAATGATAAAACTTAATGATTTGAGGAATAAAATACCAAATTAAAAATGCATTCTTCAAAAGATAAAGAGGTGTATCTTATATCTTAATTTTGACGATGATGATTGGTTACATAGAGTCTGAGTCGTTCGAATGTAAAATTTTAGTGTAAATTTGTTTAGGTTGATACGTTATTGTTTTTTCTTACTTTATATGTTCATCAGTCAACTAAGTTTTTGTAAGTAGTTAATTGTATTGTtttttctaaataaaacttatattaTATGGACTTAAATAATTTGTCAATGtgacactttatcctcttttgtccttttgttgagttaatggtattaactctttataaagactttgagattgagtgaatcttccaatgtgaaactttattacatgcatttattaACATTTACTCACTTTCAccattttgtcattttagaacacagCTTGTAATTTAATTACAACACATAAAGGAGAGAAAATAAAAGATTCAGTAGCTATGCAACATGGGTCCGAGAACAGAAAAGACGTTGTAGTTCGAGAATCCTTGCAAAACTTCAATTTCTGAACCAAACACTCCTGTGAAGCTTGATATATATGTTCATGTTCCCAGAGACAACAACCTTGTTGCTATTACAACTTTCTTGATCAACATTTCCCGTATAGCCTTGGTTCGCCAGTAATATTGATAAGCATTAATCAAAGACAACGAACCATGTTGTACAAGTTTAAAATCCTTAAAATTTGCCACTAAGTTGAACTTTTCCGACCATTTTGGCATCTTTATTTCCTTATTCACTGCTAATTCAAAACTACTAGCATTTGGTTTCTCTATCACACTCACATCTTCCTCAgcaatttcttcttcttcatgattAGCAAACGTGAGGATAAGGCGGCCATTTTGTCGTGTAGCGATGAAGTTGTTGTGTGAAGGAACCGACACGACAACTTGTAGAAACAAAAACAATCTTCCATTGTCACGGTGGGACCTCATTTGAAGTTGTTGACTTTGACTTGTCAGTGAAGGGAGTGAAGGAGGAATACGCCCAGCCTTTTTCTTATTCTTCAAAGAATGATTGTTGATGACTTTTGGATTATCATCATTATAACATGTTTTCATTTTTCCATCATCCtcagatgatggtgatgatgtgtAAGAAGAAGAGAACCAATCTGAACCAGTTTCTGATCCAAGAGTCTCAGTGCACATTTCAAGACTCTTTTCATTTAAAtaactttttgattttttgacaagTGGGTGAATATAAGGAGAAGTTTTGAGTTGTGAAGCTTCATCTTTGTTCTTTTGGTTCAAGATTGAACTCCATATATCCATTGGATCACTACTGAATTCTGAGTTTGAATGTTTGAGTTGCAAAAGAGGAAGAAAGAGTAAAGATGGGTATGGTGCAAATGAATGATTATGGTTGGTTGGTTGATGGTAGTGAAAGTAGGAGTAATCAGGAGGAGTATTTATAAGTGGCCTAAAAGCTATTTGATGTGTCAAGATTCCTTATTATGGGTTTCCACTGTGTAGTTATATTGACCTTACAACAAGTACCACAAAATCAAAATAAAGCCTTAAATTTTGCTACTTTAACACTAAGTAtgggttttttctttacccacctcatTATGGGTCACTCCAGCGAAAAcctcactttacccctgcttcaaaaatgcatttccaaaatatttttttttaaatttttcagacttcggaaatgcatttccaaaaaaatcccaaaatttgaaattttgattaattcggagatacatctccgaaaaaacaaaaaaaaatctaaaaatcccaaaaattaattttaggatattaattaattcatatatcataaatttgatataatttatgagtaatgaataataataattatatattttgatataatttatgagttatgaataataattattatatatttctattctgattcatgttttaaaatttaaaataatttttattaaaaaaattaaaataatttcacttacaaaatgagttataattttttatttatatatttatttatttataataattattatgtatttacaaaaaaatttaaaaaatgagtgttttaatttatatatttatatatttatataataattaataattattacatatttataaaaattattatatatttatatattcatataatgattattatatattaattataaatatatttatatatttatataataattaaaaaaattaaaaaaatgagtgttttaatttataataattattatatatttatatatttatataataatttttatatatttatatatttcacttaaaaaattaataattattattatatatttatatatttctattctgattcataattaaaaatgagttataattttttacttagtttaaaaaaattaaaaaaagattttgtgttaattttatttaatgaataaattttatatttaattatatataattcaaaatttacttatgaaattaaaatgtttttgatttatataagttagtaaaataatttttaactttaaaattgtttaggaaattttgattcaccttgattttattaattcaccttcattttattgattcaccttgattttatacctattaattgtattgattcatcttgattttaattttttaataattattgaattctttcggaagtgtatatctgaAATATTAccagaccaatttggtcttggaatatttcggatatgcatctccgaagacacccctcttccaaaaaaaaaagggtgttttcagaaatgcatatccgaaaacccaaaaaaggggtgttttcagaaatgcatctccgaaaacacatttttttcgtgttttcggaagtgcatttccgaaataagacaaattttgaaaaaaaaaaattcggaaatgcatttctgaagttaggtgtattttgggtttttcaccggaGGTGACTAAGAAAGTAGGGAGgttggtaaagaaatttccttaagTATGACACCAAATATTTAATCCAACTAATATTCAACGAATTTATATAGGGAATAGTGTAACactgttttaattaatttatttaaataaaaaatattattttcagtaaaatatttttagttttaaaattaatttgtaaTATAACTATAATTTGTGTTATTAATCAACTTCACTTTTACATTAACTATAAagacatatatattattaattattttacttataatttacTAATCACTTTCACcacttcattaatcaataaaatataaaatattaacaaattttagaCATTAAGTTATAAAATAGATTAACTAATCTTTATActatattaaccaactttattttattatttaatttttttttaatctttgaaaactcattaaCCAATGAGCTGTATTAACCAACTCTATGCATAAGATTAACCAATGTTGTTTTACCACGACATAGTTTTTGATATATGGGCACTCAATAgccaaattataaattatattagtcAATTTTTAACATTCAattaactaattttattttttcacttAAGACTATTTTTTAACCTCAAAACATATATCAACTAATCTATGaattgtattaaccaagtttttacacatcatcaaccaaagttgttttataaaaaaaaatgtaaaaaaaagtcaaaattatgaATGTTACTGTTCACTGTATTTATGAACAATGACATGCGGCGTAGATGTAAGAATTTATGTCAAATatcatttttcttaaattttataCTATGGGTAAAAGTATGGCTGTTGTTAGGTTCACTTTTAATTGTTATACACAATTTTAAAAAGTTTCTTTTCTACATTTTCTTAAACtatgttaaaaaaattagaaCATTTTTATAAGAGAATTATCTGTGTACAATCATATAATTTGGACCGAATTCAAATTCGGAGTCAACAAAATTTCTCAATTTTAAGTCATTTCATGGGACATGATAAAGCTAGTTCAACTTAATGGATCAAGTTAAGCAGGTCGGAAAATGGCcaacatattttattaatttattttaacacGCAAATAGACCAATCAAGGCATATTAATAAGCCATAAGTGACTAGTCTCAaacagagaagaaagaagaattgATTACTTAAATAGACAAGGAGATATGAGTCGTAAAGACCAATCAATTGGTCTTATGGATATAGAGCATGTGGGATCATATATAACCTAGTAACCCTTAAAGGAGGAAGACATATTTTGTTGATACAATTCAAATTTGCAACTTGACAGACTTTACGCTGGTATTGTTATCAATTAGTGTATCGAGTACTCTTTAACATGAAAGTGATATATAATTATGAGATCTTAAAATATAAGTGTGAAAGATACAAACCCAACTTAAAAACACTTTCCCAATACGTGGgttttgttggtgcacaatgaataaagatggtgacaaagagaataatagaataacggcgcaaaagagatgagagaataaatgttgtattctactattaatgatagctattacaaggctatttataagaaaagaaaatcttgccacataagccctaaaacagtaaacttagtgaacaagtctaaggtacaaacagtacagtactacaaaaatactaaagtacccttactactaaacagctaagctaatgggacccagataacatcttctggtcaatactatcttctgagtaaccatcagaagatcagtccatcttctgaatattgaattactcttcaataccatcccttaattcatattcttcaatcaaaactgacaacgccaattccatccctcaagagcagaaattgatccgtcttgatcgcctttgtcagaacatctgccacttgcttctgagtgctacaatgcacaacttctaatgttccattctggacttggattctcaagaaatgatacttagtctcaatatgcttgcttcttccgtgtaacaccggattcttggcaagattgattgcagacttgttatcaatcattagcttcagaggcttcttcaccctaatcttcaggtcttctaatagattcagaagccacacagcttgacatgcagctacagtgcctgcgatgtactcagcttcacaggttgatagagcaacaacaggttgcttcttggaactccaagagatagggcctcccagaaacatgaacaaatatccagaagtactccttctatcaactctgtctccacaccaatcagaatcagaataactcaataactctgattcttcctttctcccagaaggaaacaatatgccaaatttcagagttcccttgacatatctcaagactctgacagtagcttggtaatgggaccacttaggtttactcatgaacctactaaccaatccaactgcatagcatatatctggcctagtattacacaaataccttagagaaccaaccagctgtttgaataccgtagcatcaacatcttcaccttcagaatcagagtccaacttctgattaacttctgacggtgtaacagcagctttgcaattctccaacttgaatttcttcagaagttctaactcatacttcaactgatgcagaatgataccatcttctgagtacagaatctccatccctagaaaatatgacattttcccaaggtctgtaatctcaaactcattcatcagcaccttcttgaacttcatcagatcttctagacaactccccgtaagcaatatgtcatcaacataaagacacaacagaatcatattgcatccagaatgttgcacataaactccatattccatctcacacttctgaaacccttgcttcttgaaaaatgaatcaattttcaaattccaagctctgggcgcttgcttcaatccatacagagctttgtgtaatttgtacaccatcccttccttattctttttcacaaagccagggggttgtgacacgtatacctcctcttgtagtGGACCGTTcacaaatgcagactttacatccagatacatcaaggaccaacctctgttcacagctaacgcaatcaccagtctgattgtttcatgtctagctacaggagcaaacacctcaaagtaatctagtccaggtttctgaagaaaacctctagccactatccttgctttgtgtttaccaactgatccatctggcttcagctttactttgaaaacccatctgacgctgatggctttcttcttctttggaagttctgtcagcttccaagttttgtttctttctatagcctcaagttcttctttcatggcattcagcgagaccttcttcttgagcgcttcttctatactcactggttcagaatctactaacatggcgcactgaatgacctctccttctgagtcaacttctgtgtcttgcaacatgtcaaaatctgcaaaccttcttggtatagttctgactctttgtggtcgctgagctacttcagagtcagctactccagagtcaccacctccatgatcatctccagaagcttgtcctccagaccctatgtcttcagagttttcccttccagaatcatgactaccaccagactctggatcatcatcagaatctggatcagaatcagattctccatctgactcatcttcagaagatgcttcatcttctgactcatcttcaaaagattcatcttctgactctaacttttcttcaaaagttatctctatatcagaagttggttgagactttctccaatcccaaacttctgattccttcacgatgacgtctctgctgacttcaactttgttagtctctggacaatagagcttgtatgcacctgtactgtggtaccccaccaataacatcactttgcttctatcatccagcttcttccttctagcttctggaacgtgtttgtaacacacagaaccaaaaaccttcagatgactaacactctgtttctctttagtccacttctctaaaggaacaatttccttcagcctcttcgttggacacctgttgagcacatatgctgcagtagcaacagcttctccccatagattatgaggaagcttcttctctttaagcatacttctcgtcatatcaagcaaagtacggtttctacgttcagcaagaccattgtgttgaggagtataaggagcagtaacttcatgctcaattccattatcatcacagaacttctggaattctgtagagttatactcgcctccacaatccgttctgagaatctttatcttctgaccactctgcttctcagccttcaccttgaacttctggaattctgtaaacacctcattcttaaacttaatgagagttacccatgtcattcttgtgaactcatccacaaaagacacaaaatacctatttcctccaagtgaaggttctggaaatggtccacacacatcagagtgcactactcccagagcatgctttgctcttggagcaacttctgatacaaatggcaatctgggttgtttgcctttcatgcatacctcacatgacttctcaggctttacaatcttaggaatgccacgtacga is part of the Vicia villosa cultivar HV-30 ecotype Madison, WI linkage group LG2, Vvil1.0, whole genome shotgun sequence genome and encodes:
- the LOC131647865 gene encoding protein FAF-like, chloroplastic, which codes for MDIWSSILNQKNKDEASQLKTSPYIHPLVKKSKSYLNEKSLEMCTETLGSETGSDWFSSSYTSSPSSEDDGKMKTCYNDDNPKVINNHSLKNKKKAGRIPPSLPSLTSQSQQLQMRSHRDNGRLFLFLQVVVSVPSHNNFIATRQNGRLILTFANHEEEEIAEEDVSVIEKPNASSFELAVNKEIKMPKWSEKFNLVANFKDFKLVQHGSLSLINAYQYYWRTKAIREMLIKKVVIATRLLSLGT